The genomic DNA AAGGCGCGCAGCGGCGCCGCCACGCCCGATTCGTCAAGGGCGCGCATGTCGTGCACCGTGACGCCACCCTCGCGCAGCGCCACGCGCTCCGCCGGATCGACGCTGCGCAGGCCGATCATGCAGACGTTGCGCGGATCGACCGGCACCCGCAGCGGCGGCATATGCCCCGCGAAGCCCGGCCGCCCCGTGGCATAGGCCATGCCGACGCCATGCAGGTTGCCGCTGACCGTGCTGTCCAGCGTGTGGAAATCCGGATGCGCGTCGAGCCACAGCACGAAGAGCGGGCGCCCCTCCGCGGCGGCGCGGCGGCTCATGCCAGCAATGGTGCCGGCGGACAGGCTGTGGTCCCCGCCCAGGAAGACCGCGAAGCCCTCGCCGCCCGCCGCGAAGGCCGCCTCGTCCAGCGCCGCCGTCCAGGCCGCGATCTCCGGCAGGTGGCGGATGGCCGGGTTGGGATGCGGCTCCACCGCGACGACGGGCGGCACGAGGTTGCCGTTGTCGCGCACGGCATAGCCCAGCTCCGCCAGGGTCCCGGCGATGCCGGCGACGCGGAAGGCGCTGGGGCCCATCTCGCAGCCGGGGCGGCTGGCGCCCTCATCGACCGCCGCGCCCGTCAGAACGCAAATCCTGCTCGAATCCGTCACGCCCGTTCCACTCGCCTGAATCATGGTCTGTACGGACCGTGCTTAGGCGATCGCGCTGGCGGATCGAACCTCGCAGCCTGTCGGAATGGCCGGATCGCCCGTACAGAATGACAGGACCCGCCGGACAGATTGCCATTCGCGCCCGATGACGGGATGGGTTCGCGGTGAAGAATCCGTGACAGGCGCGGGACCACGCCCGGCGCCTTCAGCCGAAGCTGTCGAGCCGCTCGTGCAGGGCCTCGATGGCGGCCAGCCGGTCGCGCACCGCCTCGCCCCCCGCCTCGGCGACGCGCGCCGCCAGGTGCGACAACACGCTCAGCCCCGCGACATAGCTGTCGAAGGGGCCGGTGCCCCGGATCTGCGCCGGCAGGCTGACCGTGGCGAGGCGCATCGCCACCGCGGCCGCCGGATCGGACAGCAGCACCACCGGCACGCCCCGTTCCACCGCCAGTTCCAGGAAGGCCTCCAGCCTCGCCGGGCGGCGGCGGAAACCGATGGCCAGCAGGACATCCCCGTCGCCGAGGGTCGCGCCTTCCTCGGCCAGGGTCATCCCCGTCTGCGGCAGCACCTGCACCCTGGGATGCAGGTGCAGCAGCAGCGCCCGCGCATGCAGCGCCAGGGTCTGCGAGGTCCGGAAGCCCAGGACGAGGATGCGCCGGGCGCCGGAGAGCAGGCGGGACGCCTCCTCGAAGGCCTCTGGCGGGATCGCCCCGAAGCTGCGGGTGAGGTTCTCGACCTCCTGCGCCAGGTGCCGGCCGAGATCGGCGCCGCGG from Roseomonas gilardii includes the following:
- a CDS encoding MurR/RpiR family transcriptional regulator; protein product: MQAQALGDQELGDRIRSLYPGLTPGERRLAETMLEIGSDLPARTAAEIAAQAGTSQATAARFFRRLGYESWADLRQQARRASGASPFEALVESGGRGADLGRHLAQEVENLTRSFGAIPPEAFEEASRLLSGARRILVLGFRTSQTLALHARALLLHLHPRVQVLPQTGMTLAEEGATLGDGDVLLAIGFRRRPARLEAFLELAVERGVPVVLLSDPAAAVAMRLATVSLPAQIRGTGPFDSYVAGLSVLSHLAARVAEAGGEAVRDRLAAIEALHERLDSFG
- the rocF gene encoding arginase — encoded protein: MTDSSRICVLTGAAVDEGASRPGCEMGPSAFRVAGIAGTLAELGYAVRDNGNLVPPVVAVEPHPNPAIRHLPEIAAWTAALDEAAFAAGGEGFAVFLGGDHSLSAGTIAGMSRRAAAEGRPLFVLWLDAHPDFHTLDSTVSGNLHGVGMAYATGRPGFAGHMPPLRVPVDPRNVCMIGLRSVDPAERVALREGGVTVHDMRALDESGVAAPLRAFLERVGAANGILHVSLDVDFLDPSIAPAVGTTVPGGATFREAHLIMEMVHDSGLARSLDLVELNPFLDERGRTALLMVDLAASLLGRSIFDRPTRSF